ACAAAAAAACTTCACCAGCCAGAGTGCTGATGAAGCTTATATAACGTAAATAATTTTAATTTATTTATAATTGGTACATTACCTTTTTTACAGCTTTTATCACATCTTCGTGATTTGGCAACCATTCTGCCAATAATACTGGAGAATATGGCGCAGGTGTATCAGCCGTATTGACTTTCACAACAGGAGCATCTAAATAATCGAAAGCTTCAGACTGCACTAAATAGGTGATTTCGGTAGCAACATTTCCAAAAGGCCAAGCCTCTTCTACAACTACCAATCGGTTGGTTTTTTTAACCGATTCTAAAATCGCTTTTCTATCCATTGGACGTACAGTACGCAAATCGATAATCTCACAGGAGATGCCTTCTTTTTCAAGCTCATCAGCTGCTTTGTAGGCTTCCTTGATAATTTTTCCAAAAGACACGATGGTTACATCATCGCCTTTTCGCTTTATATCGGCTACACCTAACGGTACAATGTACTCACCTTCCGGAACTTCACCTTTATCACCATACATTTGCTCACTTTCCATAAAAATAACCGGATCGTCATCACGAATGGCTGCTTTTAGCAATCCTTTGGCGTCATATGGATTTGATGGCACTACAACTTTCAAACCTGGTGTATTTGCAAACCAGTTTTCGAAAGCCTGCGAGTGTGTTGCCCCTAATTGACCTGCCGAAGCAGTAGGCCCACGAAAAACAATAGGGCAGTTAAATTGCCCACCAGACATTTGTCTGATTTTTGCTGCGTTGTTTATAATTTGATCAATTCCAACTAGAGAGAAGTTAAACGTCATATATTCTACAATCGGTCTGTTACCCGTCATTGTTGAACCAATAGCTATACCTGCAAAACCAAGTTCGGCAATAGGCGTGTCAATAACACGTTTTGGCCCAAATTCATCCAACATACCTTTTGAGGCTTTATAGGCACCGTTATACTCGGCAACCTCTTCACCCATTAAATAAATGCTTTCGTCTTTACGCATTTCCTCGCTCATGGCTTCACAAATAGCCTCTCTAAATTGAATTGTTTTCATTAAAAAAATTTTAATTGGAATAGCAAAAATAACAATAAATGCCATACTAACTAATAAGATTTTTTTAAAATTTACTATGCGCGCATAACAAATATTCAGAATAAAATAATTAACTTCGTAACCTGAAAAAAATAAGACATTTTAATATATAAACTATTATGAAAATATTAGTGTGCATAAGTCACGTACCTGATACGACATCAAAAATCAATTTTACCGATGGCAACACAAAATTTGACAGCAATGGCGTACAGTTTGTTATAAACCCAAATGACGAGTTTGGATTAACACGCGCTATGTGGTTTAAGGAAAAACAAGGTGCAAGTGTTACTGTTGTTAATGTTGGTGGACCTGAAACAGAACCGACTTTGCGTAAGGCTTTGGCCATTGGCGCCGATGAAGCTATTCGCGTAAACACACCTGCAACAGATGGGTTTTCAGTAGCCAAACAATTGGCTAATGTTGTTAAAGAAGAAGGTTACGATTTGGTTATTGCCGGTCGCGAATCTATAGATTACAATGGCGGTATGGTTCCTGGCATGTTGGCTGGCCTAACAGACGCCAACTTTGTTAACAATTGTATAGGTCTAGAAATTGAAGGAGAAACAGCTAAAGCAACACGTGAAATTGATGGCGGTAAAGAAACCGTTTCTACATCGTTACCTCTTGTAATTGGCGGACAAAAAGGCTTGGTTGAAGAAAGCGACCTTCGCATTCCCAACATGCGCGGTATTATGATGGCAAGAAAAAAACCATTGAATGTTGTTGAACCGGTTGAAGCAAAACCCGAAACAACATCAGCTTCTTTTGAAAAACCAGCTCCTAAAAGCTCGGTTAAACTTGTGGAGCCCGACAATTTAGATGAATTAATAAACCTACTTCACAACGAAGCCAAAGTGATTTAGCAAGAAAAACCATTCCAACATCCACAAACACGTTTGGGTAGAATGGTTTTGTCATTTTCAGCAACATTAATACACTCCCGTTTTAATGGGAAACACAAAAAACAAAAAAATTATGTCAGTTTTAGTATATACAGAATCAGAACAAGGCCAGTTAAAAAAAACTGCTTTTGAAGTCGCTTCATACGCCAAAGCCGTTGCAGACCAATTGGGCACTACCGTTACAGCTGTTGCAGTAAACACTAATGATATCTCTGCCTTGGGCAATTATGGTGTTGACAAGGTGTTAAACATAACTAACGACCAATTGACTGATTTTAACGCAAAATCTTACGCTTTGGCAATCCAACAAGCAGCAGAACAAGAAAACTCTAAAGTTGTTATTGTAAGTTCAAGTGCAGACAGCAAATATTTAGCCCCCCTTTTAGCTGTTGGGTTAAATGCAGGTTATGCTTCAAATGTCGTTGCAACACCTTCCAGCACAAGTCCATTTACAGTTAAACGCTCGGCGTTTACCAATAAGGCTTTCGAGAATATTGAAGTTAATACTGAAGTAAAAATTGTTGGTGTATCTAACAATGCTTTTGGCCTGGTTGAAAGTATGGGAAGTGCTTCGGTGGAAGACTTCTCGCCTTCCCTTCCAGAATCACAAGTTAAAGTGGAATCCGTAGATAAAGCAACCGATAAGGTCACCATCGCCGATGCCGAGATTGTCGTTTCTGGTGGGCGCGGTTTAAAAGGCCCAGAAAATTGGGGCATGATTGAAGAACTAGCCGATGTTTTAGGCGCGGCCACGGCCTGCTCTAAACCAGTTTCCGATTTAGGTTGGCGACCACATGGTGAGCACGTTGGGCAAACCGGTAAACCCGTTGCTGCAAATCTATACATTGCCATTGGTATTTCTGGTGCTATTCAGCATTTAGCTGGTATCAACGCTTCAAAAGTAAAAGTGGTTATCAATACCGACCCTGAAGCACCTTTCTTTAAAGCTGCAGATTATGGCGTTGTTGGTGATGCGTTCGAAGTGGTTCCTGAACTCATTGAAAAATTGAAAGCCTTTAAAGCGCAATAAGAAACAAAACCAACGTTCAATTTCAGGACTAATCAATAAAATAAAAACACCGGTAGACGAATAATTTATTTTTTTATAAATTGGATAGTCTTTTTTAACTGCTTAAATTAGCATTTTATACATAATTCTGCCTTGGCACTTGGTAAAGTTCTAATTTAAACAGTTCTTTGCGTTTTGAAAAAAATATGAGTTTAGTACGATTAAATATAAAAGGTATTTCATATAGCCAGACCCAAAATGGCGCTTATGCCTTGATTTTAAACGAAGTAGATGGCGACCGAAAACTTCCTATAGTAATTGGTGCTTTTGAAGCACAATCCATAGCCATTGCCTTAGAAAAGGAAATTAGTCCGCCACGGCCATTAACACACGATCTTTTCAAGAATTTTGCAGACCGTTTTGAAATTGTAGTCAAACAGGTTATTATCCACAAATTGGTTGATGGCGTATTTTATTCAAGTTTAATTTGCGAACGCGATAAAATTGAAGAAATTATTGATGCCAGAACCAGTGATGCGATTGCTTTAGCTCTGCGGTTCCAAGCACCCATATTTACGTATAAAAACATTCTTGACAAAGCTGGCATATATCTTAAGGTGAACCCTAAAAAAGAGGATGAAAATGAAGACACGGAAGACAGCATTCTTATGGACGAAGTTGTTGCTAAAGAGCTCGAACCCGAATCACCTCGTGAAAACCTAAAGGGTAAAACCCTTGCCGAGCTTCAAAAGCTTTTAGATGAAGCCGTAGCGAAAGAAGATTACGAAAAGGCAGCCCATATTCGTGACGAAATTTCCAAAAGAGAATAAACGCCGTATCTACCATATGAAAAAGTTGCTTTTATTTTATGCTGTATGTTCATTATCCATTGCAAACATTTCAGCACAAGGTGAAAACAGCCTTAATCTGAACGATTCTACTAAAATCATCTCAGTAACTCAACCACAGTCAGATTCGTTGATTGAAGCCAACACAAGTCCAGAAGCTTCTAAAACCGTTAAAACTGAGACCGAAAACCTCACTAAAACGAACATCATCCCAAGTCAAGGGTTTTCGATAGATAGTTTATGGCGTGGCATTTTAGGCATGGTAGCTTTAGTGTTTCTTGCCTTTCTTTTTAGTAGTAACCGAAAAGCTATTAATTGGAAAATAGTTGGTATTGGCTTGGCTTTCCAGCTACTCATAGCCATTGGGGTTTTAAAAGTTGAATTTATAAAAGCTGGGTTCGAATTTATTGGCAGTTTGTTTGTTCAGGTATTAGAGTTTACACGTGCAGGCAGTAAATTTCTTTTTGAGGGCTTAGTAGTAGACATGGATACCTTCGGATTCATTTTTGCTTTTCAAGTATTGCCTACTATCATTTTCTTTTCTGCTTTAACGTCTGTTTTATTTTACTTAGGAATAATCCAAAAAGTAGTAAAAGCTATGGCTTGGCTACTTTCTAAAGCCTTAAAAATTTCTGGTGCTGAGAGTCTTAGCGTTGCCGGAAATATTTTTTTGGGCCAAACAGAAGCGCCACTTTTAATCAAAGCCTATTTAGAGAAAATGAACAAAAGCGAAATGCTCTTGGTTATGATTGGCGGAATGGCCACCGTAGCGGGAGCCGTTTTAGCAGCGTACATTGGGTTCTTAGGTGGAGACGATCCAGAATTACGATTGTTTTATGCTAAACATCTTTTAGCAGCATCGGTAATGGCTGCCCCTGGTGCCATCGTTATTTCTAAAATTTTATACCCGCAAACCGAAACCGTTAATACCGATGTTTCTGTTTCACAGGAAAAAATTGGTTCTAATTTTTTGGACGCTATTGCAAACGGCACTACAGAAGGCTTGAAACTCGCTGTAAACGTAGGTGCAATGCTTTTGGTTTTTGTGGCATTTATAGCCATGTTAAATGGTATTTTGGGCTGGGTAGGCGATTGGTCGTCATTAAACAGTTGGATAGCCAGCAACACCTCTTATGACAGTTTTTCTCTTGAATTTGTTCTCGGTTATATATTTGCGCCACTTATGTGGTTAATTGGAGTAGCCCAAGAAGACATGGCTTTAATGGGT
This genomic stretch from Flavobacteriaceae bacterium GSB9 harbors:
- a CDS encoding pyruvate dehydrogenase complex E1 component subunit beta, which produces MKTIQFREAICEAMSEEMRKDESIYLMGEEVAEYNGAYKASKGMLDEFGPKRVIDTPIAELGFAGIAIGSTMTGNRPIVEYMTFNFSLVGIDQIINNAAKIRQMSGGQFNCPIVFRGPTASAGQLGATHSQAFENWFANTPGLKVVVPSNPYDAKGLLKAAIRDDDPVIFMESEQMYGDKGEVPEGEYIVPLGVADIKRKGDDVTIVSFGKIIKEAYKAADELEKEGISCEIIDLRTVRPMDRKAILESVKKTNRLVVVEEAWPFGNVATEITYLVQSEAFDYLDAPVVKVNTADTPAPYSPVLLAEWLPNHEDVIKAVKKVMYQL
- a CDS encoding electron transfer flavoprotein subunit beta/FixA family protein, with product MKILVCISHVPDTTSKINFTDGNTKFDSNGVQFVINPNDEFGLTRAMWFKEKQGASVTVVNVGGPETEPTLRKALAIGADEAIRVNTPATDGFSVAKQLANVVKEEGYDLVIAGRESIDYNGGMVPGMLAGLTDANFVNNCIGLEIEGETAKATREIDGGKETVSTSLPLVIGGQKGLVEESDLRIPNMRGIMMARKKPLNVVEPVEAKPETTSASFEKPAPKSSVKLVEPDNLDELINLLHNEAKVI
- a CDS encoding electron transfer flavoprotein subunit alpha/FixB family protein, which translates into the protein MSVLVYTESEQGQLKKTAFEVASYAKAVADQLGTTVTAVAVNTNDISALGNYGVDKVLNITNDQLTDFNAKSYALAIQQAAEQENSKVVIVSSSADSKYLAPLLAVGLNAGYASNVVATPSSTSPFTVKRSAFTNKAFENIEVNTEVKIVGVSNNAFGLVESMGSASVEDFSPSLPESQVKVESVDKATDKVTIADAEIVVSGGRGLKGPENWGMIEELADVLGAATACSKPVSDLGWRPHGEHVGQTGKPVAANLYIAIGISGAIQHLAGINASKVKVVINTDPEAPFFKAADYGVVGDAFEVVPELIEKLKAFKAQ
- a CDS encoding bifunctional nuclease family protein — encoded protein: MSLVRLNIKGISYSQTQNGAYALILNEVDGDRKLPIVIGAFEAQSIAIALEKEISPPRPLTHDLFKNFADRFEIVVKQVIIHKLVDGVFYSSLICERDKIEEIIDARTSDAIALALRFQAPIFTYKNILDKAGIYLKVNPKKEDENEDTEDSILMDEVVAKELEPESPRENLKGKTLAELQKLLDEAVAKEDYEKAAHIRDEISKRE
- a CDS encoding Na+ dependent nucleoside transporter; translated protein: MKKLLLFYAVCSLSIANISAQGENSLNLNDSTKIISVTQPQSDSLIEANTSPEASKTVKTETENLTKTNIIPSQGFSIDSLWRGILGMVALVFLAFLFSSNRKAINWKIVGIGLAFQLLIAIGVLKVEFIKAGFEFIGSLFVQVLEFTRAGSKFLFEGLVVDMDTFGFIFAFQVLPTIIFFSALTSVLFYLGIIQKVVKAMAWLLSKALKISGAESLSVAGNIFLGQTEAPLLIKAYLEKMNKSEMLLVMIGGMATVAGAVLAAYIGFLGGDDPELRLFYAKHLLAASVMAAPGAIVISKILYPQTETVNTDVSVSQEKIGSNFLDAIANGTTEGLKLAVNVGAMLLVFVAFIAMLNGILGWVGDWSSLNSWIASNTSYDSFSLEFVLGYIFAPLMWLIGVAQEDMALMGQLLGIKLAASEFVGYIQLADLKNVTSAIHLTYEKSIIMATYMLCGFANFASIGIQIGGIGSLAPGQRKTLSKFGMKALIGGTIASLISATIAGMIIG